From Streptomyces sp. GSL17-111, one genomic window encodes:
- a CDS encoding aldehyde dehydrogenase family protein, which produces MHSEDVPEPTTVHVDGVWRAATAGTTREVIDPADATVLAVVAEGSAEDADDAVRAARRAFDTGPWPRTPVAERAALLRRTADLLQRDREEIARTESRDTGKTLEEGRVDVDDVTAAFRYFADLVTNESGGRVVDAGDPDVHSVVVHEPVGVCAMITPWNYPLLQASWKIAPALAAGNTFVVKPSELTPLSTVRLLRLLDEAGLPAGVGNLVTGAGDPVGARLAEHPDVDLVSFTGGLASGVKVAQAAAPSVKKVALELGGKNPNVVFADACATEHGFDTAVDQALNAAFIHSGQVCSAGARLIVEEPVRDRFVAELARRASLIRLGRGTEKGVECGPLVSRQQLEKTEAYVAAALADGATLRCGGARPEPSEVRPESGYFYLPTVLDHCHGEMSVIREETFGPILTVETFHAEDEAVALANDTEYGLAGAVFSADTARARRVAARLRHGTVWINDYHPYLPQAEWGGFGRSGVGRELGPAGLAEYRETKHVYENLRPAPVRWFGG; this is translated from the coding sequence ATGCATTCAGAAGACGTGCCGGAGCCGACGACCGTCCACGTGGACGGCGTCTGGCGCGCCGCGACGGCGGGCACCACCCGCGAGGTCATCGACCCCGCCGACGCCACCGTGCTCGCGGTGGTCGCCGAAGGTTCGGCCGAGGACGCCGACGACGCCGTCCGGGCCGCCCGTCGCGCCTTCGACACCGGCCCCTGGCCGCGCACCCCCGTCGCCGAACGGGCCGCCCTGCTGCGCCGCACCGCGGACCTGCTCCAGCGGGACCGCGAGGAGATCGCCCGCACCGAGTCCCGCGACACGGGCAAGACCCTGGAGGAGGGCCGGGTCGACGTCGACGACGTCACGGCGGCCTTCCGCTACTTCGCCGACCTGGTGACGAACGAGTCCGGCGGGCGCGTGGTCGACGCGGGCGACCCGGACGTGCACAGCGTGGTCGTGCACGAACCCGTCGGCGTCTGCGCGATGATCACGCCCTGGAACTACCCGTTGCTCCAGGCCAGCTGGAAGATCGCACCGGCCCTGGCGGCGGGCAACACCTTCGTCGTCAAGCCCAGCGAGCTGACGCCGCTGTCCACCGTGCGCCTGCTGCGGCTGCTCGACGAGGCCGGGCTGCCCGCGGGGGTGGGCAACCTCGTGACCGGCGCCGGTGACCCCGTGGGCGCCCGGCTCGCCGAACACCCCGACGTCGACCTGGTGTCCTTCACCGGCGGCCTGGCCAGCGGCGTGAAGGTCGCCCAGGCCGCCGCGCCGAGCGTGAAGAAGGTCGCCCTGGAGCTCGGCGGGAAGAACCCCAACGTCGTCTTCGCCGACGCCTGCGCCACCGAGCACGGCTTCGACACGGCCGTCGACCAGGCCCTCAACGCCGCCTTCATCCACAGCGGCCAGGTGTGCTCCGCCGGTGCGCGGCTCATCGTCGAGGAGCCGGTGCGCGACCGCTTCGTCGCCGAGCTGGCCCGCAGGGCGTCGCTCATACGCCTGGGCCGGGGCACCGAGAAGGGTGTCGAGTGCGGTCCGCTCGTCTCCCGGCAGCAGTTGGAGAAGACCGAGGCCTACGTGGCCGCCGCACTGGCCGACGGCGCCACGCTGCGCTGCGGCGGCGCGCGGCCCGAGCCGAGCGAGGTCCGCCCCGAGAGCGGCTACTTCTACCTGCCGACCGTGCTGGACCACTGCCACGGCGAGATGAGCGTCATCCGCGAGGAGACGTTCGGGCCGATCCTGACCGTGGAGACCTTCCACGCCGAGGACGAGGCCGTCGCCCTGGCCAACGACACCGAGTACGGCCTCGCCGGGGCCGTGTTCTCCGCCGACACCGCCCGCGCCCGGCGCGTCGCCGCGCGGCTGCGGCACGGCACCGTGTGGATCAACGACTACCACCCCTACCTCCCGCAGGCCGAGTGGGGAGGCTTCGGCAGGTCCGGCGTGGGACGCGAGCTGGGCCCGGCCGGGCTGGCCGAGTACCGCGAGACCAAGCACGTGTACGAGAACCTGCGCCCCGCCCCCGTCCGCTGGTTCGGCGGCTGA